From the genome of Camarhynchus parvulus chromosome 8, STF_HiC, whole genome shotgun sequence, one region includes:
- the LOC115906126 gene encoding cytochrome P450 2J2-like, producing MEPQFWPDFVSFLKKLNGRMLLVVLVLSLLIIDLVKKRRPKNFPPGPQLFPLVGTFVDFKQPLHLALQKLTGQYGNIFSVQFGSLTFVVVNGYQMVREALVHQAEIFADRPNIPLLQEIFKGFGLISSNGHIWRQQRKFALATLKSLAVNFEEKVQEESRYLVETIEEEKGQPFDPHYKINSAVSNIICSITFGSRFDYHDNRFQELLHSLAETLLLIGSFWGQLYNAFPLIMRWLPGPFRKIFRHWEKLQYFVKSVIAKHKEDLDQSEAGDYIDCYLKEIEKFKGDTSSYFHEENLLCSTLDLFLTGTETTATAIRWALLYMAAYPHIQEKVQQEIDAVVGQCQQPSMADKEKMPYTSAVLSEVLRMGNVVPLGVPRMATSDTTLAGFHLPKGTTLMTSLTSIMFDKNVWETPDTFNPEHFLENGQYRRREAFLPFSAGKRACPGEQLARTELFIFFVALLQKFSFQAPAEAALSFAFTLSLTRCPKPFQLCAVPRH from the exons ATGGAGCCTCAGTTTTGGCCTGATTTTGTATCATTCTTGAAAAAGCTGAATGGTCGGATGCTCTTGGTGGTTCTGGTCTTGTCTCTTTTGATTATTGACCTGGTGAAAAAGAGACGACCCAAGAATTTCCCTCCAGGCCCGCAGCTCTTTCCTCTCGTGGGAACCTTTGTGGACTTTAAGCAGCCCCTCCACCTTGCACTGCAGAAG CTTACAGGTCAGTACGGGAACATCTTCAGTGTGCAGTTTGGAAGTCTGACATTCGTGGTGGTCAATGGGTACCAGATGGTGAGAGAAGCTCTTGTCCACCAGGCTGAAATATTTGCTGACCGGCCAAATATTCCACTCCtccaagaaatatttaaaggctTTG GGCTTATATCATCCAACGGGCACATatggaggcagcagagaaagTTTGCTTTAGCAACACTGAAAAGCCTTGCTgtaaattttgaggaaaaagtgCAAGAGGAGAGTCGGTACCTCGTGGAGACAATTGAGGAGGAGAAAG GACAGCCCTTTGACCCTCATTACAAAATTAACAGTGCTGTTTCGAACATCATCTGTTCCATAACTTTTGGGAGCCGCTTTGACTACCATGACAACCGTTTCCAGGAACTGCTGCACTCCCTGGCTGAAACACTGCTGCTCATCGGAAGTTTCTGGGGCCAG CTCTATAATGCTTTTCCTTTGATCATGAGATGGTTGCCAGGACCCTTCAGGAAAATCTTCAGGCACTGGGAGAAACTTCAATATTTTGTGAAAAGCGTGATTGCAAAGCACAAGGAGGATTTGGACCAGTCCGAGGCAGGAGATTATATTGACTGCTACCTGAAGGAAATAGAAAAG TTTAAGGGTGATACCAGCTCCTATTTCCATGAGGAAAACCTGCTGTGCTCCACCTTGGACCTGTTCTTAACTGGGACAGAGACAACGGCGACCGCCATCCGCTGGGCTCTGCTCTACATGGCCGCGTACCCCCACATTCAGG AGAAAGTGCAGCAGGAGATTGACGCAGTGGtcgggcagtgccagcagccctcAATGGCTGACAAGGAGAAGATGCCCTACACCAGCGCCGTGCTGAGCGAGGTCCTGCGCATGGGCAACGTGGTGCCCCTGGGGGTGCCCCGCATGGCCACCAGCGACACCACCCTGGCTGGCTTCCACCTGCCCAAA GGCACCACCCTGATGACCAGCCTGACTTCGATAATGTTCGACAAAAACGTGTGGGAGACTCCCGACACCTTTAATCCTGAACATTTCCTGGAAAACGGCCAGTACAGGAGGCGGGAGGCTTTTCTGCCCTTCTCTGCAG GTAAGAGGGCTTGTCCCGGGGAGCAGCTCGCCAGGACCGAGCTCTTCATCTTCTTCGTGGCCCTGCTGCAGAAGTTCAGCTTCCAGGCCCCAGCAGAGGCCGCGCTGTCCTTTGCCTTCACGCTCAGCCTCACGCGctgccccaaacccttccagctCTGCGCCGTGCCCCGGCACTGA
- the HOOK1 gene encoding protein Hook homolog 1, with protein MEAKPADPLLCDSLILWLQTFNTAAPCRDVQDLTNGVAMAQVLHQIDVAWFDASWLSRIKEDVGDNWRIKSSNLKKILQGIMDYYHEFLGQQIAEELIPDLTRISENSDPTELGRLLQLILGCAVNCEKKQEHIQNIMTLEESVQHVVMTAIQELMSKEVTNASPCDASSEVEQQLKKALEDLQEAQAEKEELAQRCQELDLQVAALQDEKNSLMSENEIMNDRLEQLDDSLDDPNTMVAKKYFSAQLQLEQLQEENFRLETAKDDYRVHCEDLEKQLIELQHRNNELTSLAEESRALKDENDILRATADKASKLESTVEVYRKKLQDLNDFRRQVKSLQETNMMYMHNTVSLEDELRKANAARAQLETYKKQVQELHNKLSEESKRADKLAFEMKRLEEKYEALMKEKERLIVQCDALRETNEELRCAQMQQDHLSQTGEKSHENLAAEILPVEYREMFIRLQHENKMLLLKQEGSENERIAELQEELEQKHRTVNELETEKRLNEERIGGLQQQIEDLQKTLQEQGTKTEGSSNLKQKLAAHMEKLNEVHDELQKKEADLAELQPDDSQNPQKIGELEAALRKKDEDMKAMEERYKMYLEKARNVIKTLDPKLNPASTEITLLRKQILEKDKRIEALENECKIAKLRDYEEKLIVTAWYNKSLSLQKLGMEARLVGSSGSCGAGPGRSFLAQQRHVTNTRRNLTVKVPGATSD; from the exons TCCAGTAATTTGAAGAAGATACTGCAAGGAATTATGGACTACTATCATGAG ttcctgGGTCAGCAAATTGCAGAAGAGCTTATTCCAGACTTGACCCGCATATCTGAGAACTCAGATCCCACTGAACTgggcaggctcctgcagcttATTTTGGGTTGTGCAGTCAACTGTGAGAAGAAACAAG AGCACATACAGAATATCATGACCCTTGAAGAGTCTGTTCAGCATGTTGTCATGACAGCCATTCAAGAG CTCATGAGCAAGGAGGTAACAAATGCTTCCCCATGTGATGCATCAAGTGAAGTGGAACAGCAG CTTAAAAAAGCCTTGGAAGACCTTCAGGAAGcacaagcagaaaaagaggAGTTGGCACAAAGATGTCAAGAGCTGGATTTGCAG GTGGCTGCCCTCCAGGATGAGAAAAACAGCTTGATGTCAGAAAATGAGATTATGAATGACAGACTAGAGCAATTAGACGACTCTCTTGATGATCCAAATACCATGGTtgcaaaaaagtattttagtgCACAGTTGCAGCTGGAACAATTGCAAGAAGAAAACTTCAg GCTTGAAACTGCAAAAGATGATTATCGTGTCCATTGTGAAGATCTAGAAAAGCAATTGATTGAGCTGCAACATAGAAACAATGAACTGACCTCTCTGGCAGAAGAATCAAGAGCCTTGAAAGATGAAAATGACATTCTTAG GGCTACTGCCGACAAGGCAAGCAAGCTGGAGTCAACAGTGGAGGTGTATCGGAAGAAGCTGCAGGACCTGAACGATTTCCGCAGGCAGGTCAAGTCCCTGCAGGAGACCAACATGATGTACATGCACAACACCGTCAGCCTGGAGGATGAGCTCAGGAAAGCCAACGCAGCACGGGCCCAGCTGGAAACCTACAAGAAACAG GTCCAGGAGCTTCATAACAAACTGTCTGAAGAATCCAAAAGAGCTGATAAGCTGGCATTTGAAATGAAGCgacttgaagaaaaatatgaagctttaatgaaagaaaaagag AGACTGATAGTGCAGTGTGATGCATTAAGAGAGACAAATGAGGAGCTCCGGTGTGCACAGATGCAGCAGGATCACCTGAGTCAAACAG GTGAAAAAAGCCATGAGAATCTTGCTGCTGAAATTCTGCCAGTGGAATATAG AGAAATGTTTATTCGGCTGCAGCATGAAAATAAGATGCTCCTGCTGAAACAAGAGGGATCAGAAAATGAACGGATTGCTGAGCtccaggaagagctggagcagaagcACCGGACAGTGAACGAGCTGGAAACTGAGAAAAG GCTCAATGAAGAGCGTATTGGAGGATTACAGCAGCAGATTGAAGATCTGCAAAAGACTTTACAGGAGCAGGGAACCAAGACCGAAGGA TCCAGCAACCTGAAGCAGAAATTGGCAGCACACAT GGAAAAGTTGAACGAGGTTCATGATGAGTTACAGAAGAAGGAGGCTGATcttgcagagctccagcctgatGATAGTCAGAACC CCCAGAAGATTGGAGAGCTGGAAGCAGCTTTACGAAAAAAAGATGAGGATATGAAAGCAATGGAAGAAAGATATAAAATGTACCTTGAAAAAGCAAGGAAT GTGATAAAAACCCTAGACCCCAAGCTAAATCCAGCATCAACAGAAATTACGTTGCTCAGAAAACAGATActggaaaaagacaaaagaattgAAGCACTAGAG AATGAATGCAAAATAGCCAAGCTACGTGACTATGAGGAAAAGCTGATTGTAACTGCATGGTACAACAAG AGCCTGAGTCTGCAGAAGCTGGGCATGGAAGCCAGGCTGgtgggcagcagtggcagctgcggggccgggcccggccgctCCTTCCTGGCGCAGCAGCGGCACGTCACCAACACCAGGAGGAACCTCACTGTTAAAGTACCAGGTGCAACATCTGATTAA
- the LOC115906127 gene encoding cytochrome P450 2J2-like: protein MLHFLWDSISLQTFLIFLFIFLLVADYVKNRNPKNFPPTPLRLPFLGHLYLVDFKDPRVTVQRITKRYGDIFGMHMAGMKVVMVTGMRLVKEVLVNQGDKFLERPDLPVDEGIFKKTGLISSTGHLWKAQRRFTLTTLRNFGLGKRSLEERIQEECQYLVDVFRDEQGNPFNPQLKITNAVANVICSLIFGNRFDYHDEDFQRLLKLMNEMTALHGAVSTQLYNNFPSIMKYLPGAHQTIFKYWTVLENFMQEQINKHKEDWNPSESRDYIDSYLLEISKDHDSNAFQEEHLVACSLDLMFAGTETTSSTLRWALLFMAIHPEIQARVQAEIDAVIGQARPPALEDRNKLHYTNAVIHEVQRKGNVIPFNVPRMASEDAYVDGYYIPKGTIMMTNLTSLLFDKNEWKTPDTFNPEHFLKDGKFWKNEYFLPFSTGKRACLGELLARSELFLFFTSLLQKFTFQAPPGTTLSLQPLMGITMAPQPYKICAVPR, encoded by the exons ATGCTGCACTTCCTCTGGGACAGCATCTCCCTCCAGACATTCCTCATCTTTCTCTTCATCTTCCTGCTCGTCGCAGACTACgtgaaaaacagaaatccaaagaatttccctcccacccccctcCGCCTGCCCTTTTTGGGGCACCTCTACCTCGTAGACTTCAAAGATCCTAGGGTCACAGTGCAGAGG ATAACTAAAAGATATGGTGACATCTTCGGCATGCACATGGCTGGCATGAAGGTTGTGATGGTAACTGGGATGCGGTTGGTAAAGGAAGTGCTCGTAAACCAAGGGGACAAGTTCCTGGAACGCCCTGACCTTCCCGTTGATGAGGGGATCTTCAAGAAGACTG GACTGATCTCCTCCACTGGGCACCTGTGGAAGGCACAGAGGAGGTTCACCCTGACCACGCTCCGGAACTTCGGCCTGGGGAAGAGGAGCCTGGAGGAGCGCATCCAGGAGGAGTGCCAATACCTCGTGGATGTGTTTAGGGATGAGCAGG ggaaTCCTTTCAACCCTCAGTTGAAAATCACTAATGCTGTTGCAAATGTCATCTGCTCCCTCATCTTTGGCAATCGGTTTGATTACCACGATGAGGATTTCCAAAGACTGCTGAAGCTGATGAATGAAATGACTGCTCTCCATGGAGCTGTCTCAACCCAG CTGTACAACAATTTCCCATCTATAATGAAGTATTTACCGGGAGCCCaccaaacaatttttaaatactggACGGTTTTGGAAAATTTTATGCAAGAGCAGATCAACAAACACAAGGAGGACTGGAACCCCTCAGAGAGCCGGGACTACATCGACAGCTACCTGCTGGAGATCTCCAAG GACCACGACAGTAACGCCTTCCAGGAGGAGCACCTTGTGGCCTGTTCACTTGACTTGATGTTTGCTGGGACTGAGACCACGTCCTCAACTCTCCGATGGGCTTTGCTGTTTATGGCCATACATCCAGAAATTCAAG cCCGGGTGCAAGCCGAGATCGATGCGGTCATTGGGCAGGCACGgccaccagccctggaggaCAGGAACAAGCTGCACTACACCAATGCTGTCATCCACGAAGTGCAGAGGAAAGGCAACGTTATCCCTTTCAACGTGCCAAGAATGGCATCAGAGGACGCTTACGTGGATGGCTACTACATCCCAAAG gGCACTATTATGATGACAAATTTAACCTCTCTGCTGTTTGACAAGAATGAGTGGAAAACCCCTGACACTTTTAACCCTGAGCATTTTCTGAAGGATGGGAAGTTCTGGAAAAACGAGTATTTTCTACCATTTTCTACAG GGAAGCGTGCCTGCCTGGGCGAGCTGCTGGCCCGTTCTGagctcttcctcttcttcacctccctgctccagaaaTTCACCTTCCAGGCACCCCCGGGCACCACGCTCAGCCTCCAGCCCCTGATGGGCATCACAATGGCCCCACAGCCCTACAAGATCTGTGCTGTGCCTCGCTAG